From uncultured Desulfobacter sp.:
TAACATCATCTTGGCAATGGCCGCTGCTGACATCGACTCCCCGTCACTACCCACGGAGCCCATTTCATCCGTAGTTTTGCCAAATGCAATCAGGGAAAGAATATCTGCATCCGTAGCATCAAGATCTGAAGAAAATTTAAGCACCAGGTCATCCGGTGTGCCGGTCACAGACAGGGTAATGGTATAGGAGGATATCGTGGTTTCACCAATCAGGGTGATCTCGGGTTCGATTTTATAAGGATTAATGAAATCAATGGACCCTTCAATGATTTCGAATTGAGCGCTTTGAAAAGTAATAGTGCCCTCATCCACGACGGCCCGGCCATCCAGGGACGGCGCATACGCGGTTCCCCTGAGACTGATATTAGGACTGATGCTCATAAGAGCCAGGTTGTTGTCCACGGCAATGGCTTCCCTGCGGGTGACATAAATATTGAGCCCAATGGTTTTTAAAAAATCCGGTCCGGGTTTCCGTACTTTGGGGCGGGATCTTTTGGTTGTCTGGGCGGCTATGCTGATCAAACTTAAATCCACATCCTTGTAATAGGTGCCTTCAAAGATGTCTATCTGGCCGGTGATCGCTGATTTATCCATGGTGCCGGCCCAGGTCATTTGACTGTTCAACGTCATTTCCAGGGTATCAGGCACATCCACTGGAACCTGGCCGGCGTCAAGGTTCAGTTTAAACTTATCCGGTATGCCGTTTTTCAGTTCAGCCGTTCCGGTCAGCGCTATTTTACCATCGCCAAGATCAGCTGTAACATCCTGGATGTCAATCGCTTCAGGTGTCAATACAATGCGGCCGTTAATATTCTGCAAAGGCTCTTCCAAGGCCTGGAGGTCCAGGGTCATGTTTGAGAATTCAACACTGCCACTGAAATCAGGAGAGACGGTTTTGCCCTTGGCACCCAACGAAATCAGAATATCCCCTTCTGCGAAATTTATCCCGTCTGCCAGGGGAACCAGTATAGACACAGGCAGGCTGCCGGAGACTTCTGCAGCCAGATCGCCTTTAATATCGCCGTTGGCCCACAGGGTAAGCTGTCCTTTGTCCATAATCCGGACAGGCACCGGATCAAACGTGAACCGGCCATTTTTAAGCTGGGCTGCAGCATCTTCAATGTGAATCAGCATCTGTTCCTGTTTGGCCAATGCCAGCCGGGAGATATTAACAGATGCCTGCAACGCTTCAGGGTTATCCAAAGGCCCGTGCACCTTTATGTCGATACCGGCATCAGCTATCATGTCCGGGGCATTTGGAAGGCGCAGATCCCGGACTTTAATGCGCCCTGAAATATCGGGGGCAAGCAGACTGCCCTTGGCAAAAACTTCCAGACCCAGCCTGCCCGAGGCAAAGGCGGCATCAGCAACCGGGTCAACACCCTTAAGGTCAGTTTCCGGGATCACGGCCCGGACATCAAGGGTCTTATCCGCCACATTGACCTGCCCTGTAATGTCCAAGTGCGCGTTATTCCTTAGGATGCGAGCCTGATTAAAGGTCAGAATGTTGTTGACAAACGTAAGCTGAGCCTGGATGTTGTCCAGGGCATATATTTCAAAACCCGGATTCTGTCCCGAAAGTGAAAGCTGAATATCCGGCTTTTCCAGAGAACCGGTCCCGATTATTTTACCGGAAAACGTCCCCCTGCCCCCCAGTTCGGGAGCCAGTTCGTCCAGTTCAAGCTGATTAAAATCAACCATCAAGTCCAGGGAATGCTCCTGGCCTTTTTTCCCACCCAGCGCCAGGGTTCCTTCGGCATTCAGCGACCCCTGGTTGCGTTTAAGGGTCAGCTCCTGAACCTGGAGCACCCCCTTGTCCATTCGTGCCTTGCAAAGCAATTCATCGGCCTGGAACCCTTTGGAAGCAAGATTGCCGACATTGATATCCAGGATCAAATCCGGTGCCGGCAAAGCACCCTTGACCACGGCATGGACAACGGCACTGCCCGACCCCTTCTGGCCCACGAGGCTCAAAGGAACTGATATGTCCGTTACATCCAGGTCCAGATTTCCGGTCATTGTCATGGTCCGGGGATCAAACCCCGGCAGATTCAGCCGAAAAGCGCCTGTACCGGTCATGCCGGGTCCGTCCAGGGTCAGGCTGGTGAGGGTCAGAATCTCTTTTTTCAGCTCAGCATCGGCCTTAAGCTGCACCTTTGCCGGTCCTGACATCCCGGGCAGGATCAGGTCATGGGCCGTAACATCCAGATCGGCATGGGCAGACATTTGTCCGGGGATCACCCCCCGGCCCTGGACCCGAACCTGGGCGGCAACTTTCCCTTCCGGGGTATTTTCTCCCAGTTCAAGGGCATCCAGGGCGAGGCTGTCCGGATTAAGAAAAAAGTTATAGGCCAGGGTGTCCAGGCCGGCCATGGAACTGGTAAACCCCTTTGGAAAGGTTTTTGACAGATCTACATCGCCACCGAAAGGAATGGTCCCGGCCGGCAGATCTATCCGGCAGTCTTTAAAGGTCAAATGCCGGTCCTTAAGCCCAGCGTAAACATTTATGCCTGATATGGCAGTTTTATTTATACGTCCCTGGCCAAATTCAAACCAGATATCGGCAAAGGGATTATCGATACCGCCTTTAATGCTCAGATTGACCCGGCCGTTCCCCTGGATCAAATCCTCCGGCAACCCCATGGCCTTTGTGGCCAAAGGCGTTTCCACATCAAGGGTGGCAATCAAATCAGGCGTCACTGTTTTCAAAAGGCCTGCAACAGACCCTTTAGCATTAAGTCCAATGCCTGGCATCTTGGCATGGATATCAATATCTGAAATTTTGTCCTTATCAATTTGAGCCTGGACATCAAAGGATTCAAGGGCAATATCCATGTCCCCAAATCCCAGATGACCGTCAGCCAGGGCCACTTTAACCGAAGCAGAAAGATCGGCCAGTTTAAACCCGTTCACCTCAACGGACAACTCGGCAAGATCCGTATTAAATTGCGGGGCTGTCACTTTTATCTGAGCTTGATTCATCTTGAATTTATGAATCCAAAAATCAATACCCGGGGCTTTATCAGGCTCGGAAGCCTTGGCATCCGATGGCGACCCGGTGTCAGAGACAAAGGCCGACAGAATGTCAATATCCCCCTGCTCCGATATGCTGATATCAAGAACAGGCTTGTCAATCAGGATTTGGGTCAGTTCAATTTTCTGCCGGGTCAACCCAGACCAGTCAACCTTGGCCGCCACCAAAGAGATGCCGGCCAGTTCTTTGCCGGAAACGCCCTTCAGGTAAATCCCGGAAATCTGAACCCTGCCCGTTCTAAGATCCAGACGAAGTTGTTCCCAGGACAGGGTCCCGGGAATCGCCTTGTTGACCTGCTTTTGAATAAAGTTCTGGGCAGGCTTGGTTTCAATAAAAAAAAGACCGGCACCAAGCAGCCCGGCCACAAGGAAAACGCCGAGTAAACCTGTAAAAAAAATGACCCGCAACCAGCGTCTTTGTAAAAATTTGCCAGGACTGCGGGTTGTCTTGGAAGGGGTTTGAAAATCTGTTGGAGCTGTCATATTGCCTATGTGGTTAGGGAATTATCTAAAATATTTTTCAATATTTAAGCCATGAACCCGGCCATGTCAAGTCAGTCGTTATAGTTTGTCTTTAGATTTTCTGACCCCAATTCGCCCAGTCTGAAAACAATTTTAGATATTTACCAAGTGGGGGACAGCTTTCTGATATTTTATATAAAAATTTCAATAACTTGTTAAATATACAGTTCAATTTTTGGCATCAGCGTTCTTTTGAATTTCATTCTTGTTCAATCATCGTTTAATAGGTATATTTTT
This genomic window contains:
- a CDS encoding translocation/assembly module TamB domain-containing protein; amino-acid sequence: MTAPTDFQTPSKTTRSPGKFLQRRWLRVIFFTGLLGVFLVAGLLGAGLFFIETKPAQNFIQKQVNKAIPGTLSWEQLRLDLRTGRVQISGIYLKGVSGKELAGISLVAAKVDWSGLTRQKIELTQILIDKPVLDISISEQGDIDILSAFVSDTGSPSDAKASEPDKAPGIDFWIHKFKMNQAQIKVTAPQFNTDLAELSVEVNGFKLADLSASVKVALADGHLGFGDMDIALESFDVQAQIDKDKISDIDIHAKMPGIGLNAKGSVAGLLKTVTPDLIATLDVETPLATKAMGLPEDLIQGNGRVNLSIKGGIDNPFADIWFEFGQGRINKTAISGINVYAGLKDRHLTFKDCRIDLPAGTIPFGGDVDLSKTFPKGFTSSMAGLDTLAYNFFLNPDSLALDALELGENTPEGKVAAQVRVQGRGVIPGQMSAHADLDVTAHDLILPGMSGPAKVQLKADAELKKEILTLTSLTLDGPGMTGTGAFRLNLPGFDPRTMTMTGNLDLDVTDISVPLSLVGQKGSGSAVVHAVVKGALPAPDLILDINVGNLASKGFQADELLCKARMDKGVLQVQELTLKRNQGSLNAEGTLALGGKKGQEHSLDLMVDFNQLELDELAPELGGRGTFSGKIIGTGSLEKPDIQLSLSGQNPGFEIYALDNIQAQLTFVNNILTFNQARILRNNAHLDITGQVNVADKTLDVRAVIPETDLKGVDPVADAAFASGRLGLEVFAKGSLLAPDISGRIKVRDLRLPNAPDMIADAGIDIKVHGPLDNPEALQASVNISRLALAKQEQMLIHIEDAAAQLKNGRFTFDPVPVRIMDKGQLTLWANGDIKGDLAAEVSGSLPVSILVPLADGINFAEGDILISLGAKGKTVSPDFSGSVEFSNMTLDLQALEEPLQNINGRIVLTPEAIDIQDVTADLGDGKIALTGTAELKNGIPDKFKLNLDAGQVPVDVPDTLEMTLNSQMTWAGTMDKSAITGQIDIFEGTYYKDVDLSLISIAAQTTKRSRPKVRKPGPDFLKTIGLNIYVTRREAIAVDNNLALMSISPNISLRGTAYAPSLDGRAVVDEGTITFQSAQFEIIEGSIDFINPYKIEPEITLIGETTISSYTITLSVTGTPDDLVLKFSSDLDATDADILSLIAFGKTTDEMGSVGSDGESMSAAAIAKMMLDSLSEKIKATTGLSEVSFIMNHEGNETSVYVGLGADLSRQLSVSYGIDINDGETVQKVTTYYKILEHLLLSSFQDTSGKLGGELKYRLEFR